The Drosophila gunungcola strain Sukarami chromosome 3L unlocalized genomic scaffold, Dgunungcola_SK_2 000003F, whole genome shotgun sequence region GTGGACACATCTAGCAATCAATCGCTATGCTAGCAAAAGTGGTGCTAAGATCGACAAGGATTTGCTGAAGGACATGGAAGAGAGCTACAAGAAGCTGGTCGATTCCAAGTCCAAGTCGCTGCTGAAAAAGCATCTCACCAAGAAGATCTTCGACAAGCTGAAGACCAAGACGACGCCGACGTTCAACTCCACGCTGATGCACTGCATCAGTTCGGGACTGTGCAACCATGACTCCGGCGTGGGTCTCTATGCTCCGGATGCAGAGGCATACAAGGTGTTCGCCGATCTTTTCGATCCCGTCATCGAGGAGTACCACAAAGGCTTCAAGAAGACGGACAAGCAGCCCAAGCCCTGTTTCGGTCAGGGCAAGGACTTTGAAAACCTGGATCCCGACGGCAACTTCATCGTATCGACGCGGGTCCGTTGCGGAAGAGCCGTCAAAGGATTCCCCTTCAATCCCTGCCTGAGGGAACGTGATTACCTGGAGCTAGAGAGCAAACTTTGCAAGGCACTAATGACGCTCACCTGCGAACACAAGGGCATCTACATGCCACTCACCGGAATGGACGAGGCTGTTCAGAAGCAGCTCATCGACGACCACTTTCTGTTCAAGCAGGGCGATCGGTTTCTGGCGGCCGCAGGAGCCTCTCGCTTTTGGCCAACCGGCAGGGGCATCTTCCTGAACGAGCCCAAGGACTTCATGGTCTGGTGCAACGAGGAGGACCACATTCGCATCATCGCGATGGAGAAGGGTGGCGATCTGGGCAGGGTCTACAATCGCATGGTTGCCGGCGTGGAGGCCCTGGGCAAGGAGATCGAGTTCAGCAGGGACGAACGGCTTGGCTATCTGACCTTCTGTCCCACCAACCTGGGCACTTCCATTCGCGCCTCGGTGCACATTAAGCTGCCCAATCTCATGGACCAGCCGGAGGAGTTGCAGAAGCTGGCCAAGGAGTACCGTCTCCAGATCCGCGGCACTTCGGGCGAGCACTCGGAGGCCGAGGACGGGGTGCACGACATATCCAACCAGCGAAGGATTGGACTCACCGAGTACGAGATCATCAAGGAAATGCATGACGGGATTAAGGGCCTCATTGAAGCCGAATGCAAGGCAAAGGCAGCTTAGATTGAATGTTTGGAATGCACATTACCTTTTAACTTCTAAATTTAACCAGTTCAAAATATAGTATACTGTTAAATCAATCAAGACTTACCTatcttaacaaaattatattgttCAAAGCAATAGTAATACTTTACCTtgaataaacttattttttataaaactatcTTAATTATATGcaacctttttaaaatgaatctACTCCATAATTGGGTCAAAGCACTAAGTATCCTTTGAGTTTTATTCTTCCCTAATCCTTGATCCATTCAAGACAATACCATaattgggtttttattttttttttattattttttaataattttaattcttttataaacttaagacttaaaataaaagtatttaaagtttctttttttgtttttgctcgACACAGAtgtcaaaatgttttacattgTTTGGTTGTAATTAAGCAAATGTTTTTCTCAAATAGTTAtccgttgttgctgctgctgtgggtgttgttggtgttgcaaGATGGGATCGCTGCCTGCGCCCGCAACCCTCAAAGTATACGAAAATGCCGAAGGTCGCCGGGTGTCGGACAGCTGCTCCGCACCATCGCTACAAACTAGACATTTTTGCAGCCCGTACCGCCCAAAAGCGACAAGGCGGACGAACCGAAGATTTCTAAGTGTTGCTGTtggttgttcttgttgttgttgattgttgCGTGTGCCCCGAACTGGTGGCTCCCGTGGACAGATGGTAGCTCCTTGGGGATGCACCACCAGACGGGGGGACGATGCTCGGCGGTGTGCGGGCAATTTACAGGCTCTTCTCGAGCTTGATCAGCTCGGTGATGCCATCGTACATCTCCTTGACGGCATCGAACTCGGTCAGACCCATGCGACGCTTGTTAGAGATGTCGTAGACACCGCCCTCGGCCTCGGTGTGCTCGCCGCGGGTGCCGCGCACCTGCAGGTTGTACTTGGCGGCAACCTCCTCCAGCTTGGCCTTGTTGGAGGCCAGCTTGGGCACCTTGATGTGCACGGAGGCACGGATGGTGGTGCCCAGGTTGGTGGGGCAGAAGGTCAGGAAGCCGAGACGGTCGTCGTGGCTGAAGGGCACACGCTTCTCGATCTCGTTGACGGCGGTCACCAGACGCTTGTAGATCTGGCCCAGATCACCGCCCTGCTGCATGGAGATGATGCGGAGATGGTCCTCCTCGTTGCACCAGACCAGGAAGGTCTTGGCATCGTTGTGGTAGATGCCACGGccgctgggccagaagcggcAGGCGTTGGCGGCCTGCAGGAAGCGATCACCCTCCTTGAACAGGAAGTGGTCGTCGATCAGCTGCTGCTGGACGGCCTTCTCCATGCCGGTCAGGGGGTAGAACTTGCCCTTCAGCTCGCCCTCCAGTCCGGACAGGGTGCTGCTCACCTTGCCCTCCATCTCCTTGTACTGCTCCTCGGTCAGGCAGGGGTTGAAGGGGTAGCCCTGCATGGAGCGGCCGCAGCGCACGCGAGTGGAGATCACGTACTCGTTGGTGGGGTCAACGTTGCCGAAGGTGGCCACATCGCCGAAGTTGGAGGCGGGGTGCTTGTCGGTCTTCTTGAAGCCACCATGGTAGTCCTCGATGATGGGGTCGAACAGGTCGGCGAACACTGTGTACGACTCGGCATCGGGGGCGTAGATGCCCACGCCGGAGTCGTGGTTCTCCAGGCCGGACTGGATCACATCCAGCAGGGTCGACTTGAAGGTGGGCGTGACCTTGTTCTTTAGGTTGTCGAAGACCTCCTTGGTCAGGTACTTCTTCAACAGCGACTTGGAGTCGGAGGCAGCCAGCTTGGCATAACCCTCCTCCAGTTTAGCGAGAACAGCGGCATCAACCATGGTGTCTTGTTTGCTGCAAATACACACCGacagagagagaaaaaagGGGATTGACCATTAGTAAAAGGGCGTGGCTGGGGCGGTAGTTCAAGTTTTTATTGCTACGGGCTGGCTATCTCCGTTTTGTGGCGCCCAAAAGTCGGCAACATGTTTTCCTGTTTCTGTTTTCCTCGGAATCCGGCCTGTTTTGCCCCGCAATTAGTTTCGGGTTATGGCCATGTGCTCTCATACCCGACTTCAGTCTGGCACGCGACTGCCACATATACCCCCCTCTTTCCTCTCTCCACTTCACTCTTCACTCTCCCTAACCCATAATCCAGCACCCAACACC contains the following coding sequences:
- the LOC128258737 gene encoding arginine kinase 1 isoform X2 translates to MGLCASKDKKEKVIEGEVANGEPNGTATSAAAGGDGKQDTMVDAAVLAKLEEGYAKLAASDSKSLLKKYLTKEVFDNLKNKVTPTFKSTLLDVIQSGLENHDSGVGIYAPDAESYTVFADLFDPIIEDYHGGFKKTDKHPASNFGDVATFGNVDPTNEYVISTRVRCGRSMQGYPFNPCLTEEQYKEMEGKVSSTLSGLEGELKGKFYPLTGMEKAVQQQLIDDHFLFKEGDRFLQAANACRFWPSGRGIYHNDAKTFLVWCNEEDHLRIISMQQGGDLGQIYKRLVTAVNEIEKRVPFSHDDRLGFLTFCPTNLGTTIRASVHIKVPKLASNKAKLEEVAAKYNLQVRGTRGEHTEAEGGVYDISNKRRMGLTEFDAVKEMYDGITELIKLEKSL
- the LOC128258737 gene encoding arginine kinase 1 isoform X4, whose amino-acid sequence is MVDAAVLAKLEEGYAKLAASDSKSLLKKYLTKEVFDNLKNKVTPTFKSTLLDVIQSGLENHDSGVGIYAPDAESYTVFADLFDPIIEDYHGGFKKTDKHPASNFGDVATFGNVDPTNEYVISTRVRCGRSMQGYPFNPCLTEEQYKEMEGKVSSTLSGLEGELKGKFYPLTGMEKAVQQQLIDDHFLFKEGDRFLQAANACRFWPSGRGIYHNDAKTFLVWCNEEDHLRIISMQQGGDLGQIYKRLVTAVNEIEKRVPFSHDDRLGFLTFCPTNLGTTIRASVHIKVPKLASNKAKLEEVAAKYNLQVRGTRGEHTEAEGGVYDISNKRRMGLTEFDAVKEMYDGITELIKLEKSL
- the LOC128258740 gene encoding arginine kinase 1, which translates into the protein MLLQTQSRLKLGILNRWTHLAINRYASKSGAKIDKDLLKDMEESYKKLVDSKSKSLLKKHLTKKIFDKLKTKTTPTFNSTLMHCISSGLCNHDSGVGLYAPDAEAYKVFADLFDPVIEEYHKGFKKTDKQPKPCFGQGKDFENLDPDGNFIVSTRVRCGRAVKGFPFNPCLRERDYLELESKLCKALMTLTCEHKGIYMPLTGMDEAVQKQLIDDHFLFKQGDRFLAAAGASRFWPTGRGIFLNEPKDFMVWCNEEDHIRIIAMEKGGDLGRVYNRMVAGVEALGKEIEFSRDERLGYLTFCPTNLGTSIRASVHIKLPNLMDQPEELQKLAKEYRLQIRGTSGEHSEAEDGVHDISNQRRIGLTEYEIIKEMHDGIKGLIEAECKAKAA
- the LOC128258737 gene encoding arginine kinase 1 isoform X3, whose amino-acid sequence is MFALWYLTFAVDEIRKQDTMVDAAVLAKLEEGYAKLAASDSKSLLKKYLTKEVFDNLKNKVTPTFKSTLLDVIQSGLENHDSGVGIYAPDAESYTVFADLFDPIIEDYHGGFKKTDKHPASNFGDVATFGNVDPTNEYVISTRVRCGRSMQGYPFNPCLTEEQYKEMEGKVSSTLSGLEGELKGKFYPLTGMEKAVQQQLIDDHFLFKEGDRFLQAANACRFWPSGRGIYHNDAKTFLVWCNEEDHLRIISMQQGGDLGQIYKRLVTAVNEIEKRVPFSHDDRLGFLTFCPTNLGTTIRASVHIKVPKLASNKAKLEEVAAKYNLQVRGTRGEHTEAEGGVYDISNKRRMGLTEFDAVKEMYDGITELIKLEKSL
- the LOC128258737 gene encoding arginine kinase 1 isoform X1; translated protein: MFALWYLTFAVDEIRKRLAWLFSSNKPAAQALDNKPANPAPAKESAPAPAPAPKPAAVPAPTPEPPKPAPVVAPKPTPVPVPAPAPVPPKEEAPAPKPKAEPAPAPVVTPPKPTSPAKPSSPPKQAHKMPIPLPKSLSEASTNGQNGNAANGSGPGSVDERVLGGQQAPEKVLPTPKDASNDFIKGETNAFIQSIKEAQQLGERKQDTMVDAAVLAKLEEGYAKLAASDSKSLLKKYLTKEVFDNLKNKVTPTFKSTLLDVIQSGLENHDSGVGIYAPDAESYTVFADLFDPIIEDYHGGFKKTDKHPASNFGDVATFGNVDPTNEYVISTRVRCGRSMQGYPFNPCLTEEQYKEMEGKVSSTLSGLEGELKGKFYPLTGMEKAVQQQLIDDHFLFKEGDRFLQAANACRFWPSGRGIYHNDAKTFLVWCNEEDHLRIISMQQGGDLGQIYKRLVTAVNEIEKRVPFSHDDRLGFLTFCPTNLGTTIRASVHIKVPKLASNKAKLEEVAAKYNLQVRGTRGEHTEAEGGVYDISNKRRMGLTEFDAVKEMYDGITELIKLEKSL